Within the Salvia hispanica cultivar TCC Black 2014 chromosome 4, UniMelb_Shisp_WGS_1.0, whole genome shotgun sequence genome, the region ATAGAGaggtttgttttatttaatcctCTTTAAATGTGGGAACTATCAGGCATCCAACAGAGTCTTACTTCGGCCGTAGACATGTTACACAAACACAAGTCATCTATTCCCTTCATAATGCAAAATGTTTTAGATTAAGTTTGTATATATGCTCTTCCTCATGAGCATGATGGATATCTCAACGTTCTAAATAGGGGAATCAAGTTCTTAACCagtcaagaaaaactattttcttcaaaattcaattttcttcttctgtaTTACTATATGTCAAGATAAGTAGCAAACGCAATAAACACACAAAGACCACATTTAATTGCTCGAGAAAACAGTGATAGATCAACTACGAAAGCCAACAAATTATGCATTCTATGATTCAGGTTCACTACTTTAGGCCAAATTTCACAACAGACCTCATTCAATTGCTCAATAAAATGGAGATAGATTTTATCCAGTCCATGATTTAGGTTCACCAAATAACACAACAGAACAGCGTTGATACTGAAGGaataatattgtataattaCCGAGGAATCAGGCATCGCGGGAAGGGATCATTCCAGCTTTCCTAGCATAAGCAAAGATCCCACCGGCCTCGATGACAGGGCCAGCATCCCCAATCGGCTTCAGCTTATACTCTTTCCCCGTAGTATGATTGATCAGCTTACTCTCCCCAAGCTCAATCGTCACCACATCCCCAGTCGTACACTCCTCGCACAACCTCCCCTCCGATTCCAGCGGATAAATCTCCCCAGTAGCAACCGAATTCCTAAAGAAAATCCTCGCATACGACTccgccaccaccgccgccacgCCGGCCGCCCCCAGCGCCACGGGAGCGTGCTCGCGGGACGAGCCGCAGCCGAAGTTATCGCCGCCGATCACGATCGAGTACTTGGTTTTGGTGGCCCCGGGCTCGACGAATCGGGATTCGTATGTGGAGGGGAGGCCGATTAGGGCGTAGGAGCCGAGCTTCTCGTACTCGTCGGGGTTGGAGGGGACGAGGGTGAGGTACTCGGCGGGGATGATTTGGTCGGTGTCGATGTTGTCGCCGACGACGTAGCACAGGCCGTGGAATGTgttggtagggtttgcggcggNNNNNNNNNNNNNNNNNNNNNNNNNNNNNNNNNNNNNNNNNNNNNNNNNNNNNNNNNNNNNNNNNNNNNNNNNNNNNNNNNNNNNNNNNNNNNNNNNNNNAtctttaatgttattttaatgaaaattcatAGATTACTTTTTCCATTGTAAATGTGAGTACataattaacattttcttCTAGAGTTTTGCTTTTGTATTATTGCGAATCATAATCTATTGATCATTCATTGGTTGCAGTGTATGTTTATAGTACTACCAAATAAGCTTGCGAGAACTGATCGGAGAATAAAAGAGTACTGCTATATTTTCTGGGTCAAGAATTTAGATCGTAggcaatttttattttatgaataattcaaggtaaataattaaatatattatttgataataaCATTATATAATAGTTGTACTAAAAATTCGAGAGATGTAACTATCATAGGGTAACGATTAAGATTTTCATGACATGCTGTGGGGGATGGTAAGATTGAAACCCAATACCTCTTTGTTATAGCTATCCAACGATATGATTGAAACGCTTTTACCTCTGTGTTTATAGATATCAGTTCAACAATTTGGTATTTCTCATCTAAAGGGAGATAttataaaagataaaagataaaGATCAACTCTAGCCAAAGTTACAAAACACACAAAACGTTGTCACTTTTTTGTCTGTAGATGTACGAATTTAACTTTAATGAATTGAGTTTTGTGTGTAGATGTACAAAATTAGTGTTGTTATTTGTcaagtactccttccgtccacaTATTTTCGagccattttattttatgattcggattttaagaaagagttaagtgtgtaataaatgaagtgagaaaagagagtgtgtaataaatggagTGAGATGTAGTTAGTTGAAGGTGGGTTcgcttttgacttttgattttgttttgatttattttaatatagctaatggcatttttatgtaattttgatgaagaatggggtaaaattatatgaccaatatgaaaatttaaaagtgaCTTTAAAGACGGACTTTTATagaaaaagtgactcttaatccaggacggagggagtagtatattattacgtagcactaagaaattaaagaaatgatATAGAAACTTTATGTTAAGTTGTAACATGATTTCGAGTTtgatatcaattaatttcaaatatttagttaaaaaatattttttgttcttaaatatgcaaatatttaagttaaaagtttcaatttttttaaaactattacaaaataattagtactatgcaatttattttaaatcaattaatatttaaaaatcaattttcaatgtaacatagttaaaaaagttgattatatatgtacaataatgtacatttatcactatcctttcaaaatatatttcaccTGAACGTGTTCTTCCTTAGACTGCCTCCTATAGTCCTATGCACCATCGCGCATATGTAACCGTTCACGAATACgtgtaagaaagaaaagtgaagTTCTTCTTAGATTTCTTGGCCAGGATGTATATCTCATTCGGACGTTTGGTTGTAAGCCAAAAAATAAGGAAACACAACTTTCCTTTGTTTGGCGACGaaagaaaatattgtaaaataataatactatttctaTCTACAGCCTAAGTTATAGTTAAAAATAGGCAATGTGAGCAGGAGGCGGATTATAAATTACTCCTTCGTCTGCCATTACTTGTCACtagtttccttttttggtCCATCCGCCAATACTTGCCACACTTATTTTTACTAGTACTTTTGATGATGggttcacattccactaactcattccaactcacattttattatcaaatcaatataaaaatgagactcacattccattaacttttttccatccattCCTTCACATTTCTTATAACCCGCGTTCAAGTCAACTTGTGACACTTATTGCAGTGACGAGGGAGTAGAATGAGAGCAGtgatatcaatcaaatatgCTTTCTTCACTGAATTCAAGCATTTTAGAGTGTTTTTGGACTCATTAGGATGTACTCCATCTACCAAAAagtttgtcacttatttccatttctaTTTGTTCCATAAAGtttgtcatatttcacttttaccatttttgtactaaatctcacatttcactaactcattctcattctcattttattagtttaaaactaatgtataaaagtaggactcatatttaactaaattttttaactcactttctattaagtacatttcttaaaacttgtgtcggGTGAAAACATGAGaaattgtgggacggaggagtattttCGTTGCATAAGTGAAGAGTAGAATTTGGTAAAGATGCTCGGAGAAAGTTGGAAAGGAAAGTGAAAGATCGTAAGATGTGGCGCATGTTTCTAGTGTGATCTAATGGGTGTTACCCGACCTGTAACACGTGCCGACTTAGCACCTGGTAGGGCTCGCTTCATGGCAATTGTCTCAGAAAGCACTATTCGGCTGGGTCTTAAGATATTTCAAGGGGTTAGTCTTAAGTTTTTTGAGTACATCATGCAAATTGCATCCGCTTAATATTCTcatcattttgtattttgacGTGTCTCTTGagtttttatagtaaaaaaggTTAAATACGAAGATACAAAGATCGAGCTGAAGCAAGGGATAGAAGTTGCCCAATATGAACTCCATCGCGGTGACGTACAAAGACATGTCGACGCCTATCGATTTCGACTATGATGtgaacttttctttttctctaaaGTCCAAGTCTATCCCAATTTAGAAGGACGATTTTGAGTCCTATATAAACCTCCGAAGATCGTAATTCGACATTGATAAATTCATACAGAATCAAAGGATCAAGAAAGTTCAAGGTAAGAAGGAGAAGACTGAAGAACACAAGATTAATCCATTCAATTTTATCTACTAGTTGTTTCTTTATGTTAGTCCATGTGTTATGTCTAGGCTAAATTAGTAGaattttaggatttgaaaCTACCCTATGttcttttaataatttaattttaatatcaagACCTAGTTTTACTTTATCTGTTATTGTGGGATAGCTAATGTGTCAAATTTCTTGACAAACTATTAGATGATCTAGTAGTATGCTATGAAATCGAGAAATGAGTAGTATGATAGATAAAATAGATAACACAGTCGATTAATAGGCCCAAGACTAATtagtgaagaaaaagtaaattaacCGCGATTCTATTTGTGAGCAACCACTCTCATTATCGATCAACATTACTTCTTTTCAACTATTTCTCATCTAGACTAGACTAGTAACTTCCCTGTACCAAAAACTTAGATAAATAGTTGTTCTCACACTCTCTTACCGAACAACCGTATACCCTAATTAAATCAGATAATGGATATGATTATAAGATTTTATCGGATAGAGGATATCgttgtagtactatatatatgggataacaaaatctttaaaaatgtctcccttttgaattatttcgcATTTAAGCTTATCTTTAACTTTGATTAACAGTCGCTAGCTTTGATTAATCATTATCCTCCTTACCGTGGAAAGCatcaaagtaaaataaaaaaaaatcgttaGTTAAGATTAATTGGATATAGATATATCCAGGTAGGATTTTAGTGGATATTGATGCAATATTATGTCCCATATCCAAGTAAAAGAATTCTAGAACTCTATATAAACTCCGTCTACCTCTAATCTTTTCTACACCACTTTCTCACTCATATATTTaccaaaattttcataattcttCAATATCATTATAGCAATGGCGACTTCATCAAGCAATGGTGGTTTGATTGTGAGCTTCGGCGAGATGCTGATTGACTTTGTTCCAACGGTCTCCGGCGTGTCTCTGGCAGAGGCGCCTGGATTCCTCAAGGCTCCAGGCGGTGCTCCGGCGAACGTCGCCATAAGCGTGACGAGGCTCGGTGGAAACGCCGCTTTCATTGGCAAGCTCGGTGACGACGAGTTTGGCCACATGCTCGTCGGAATCCTCAAGAAGAACGGCGTTTCCACCGCCGGGGTCAACCTCAACAAAGGTGCCAGGACGGCTCTGGCGTTTGTGACGCTACTGCGCGGCGAGCGTGAGTTCATGTTCTATCGGAACCCTAGCGCCATATGCTGCTCACGCCCGATGAACTCAATCTCGACCTCATCAAATCGGTATGTCTTGAATTAGTTCGTTGattcattaatattaattgttgaCTTTCAATATCTCAAAACCCTACTCATATTCATGAATCAACCAACTATATTCAATTAGGAACTGCGACCATAAACATATATGGTTCTCAGTATACATATAATGTCTTCgttccaattttatattttttcttgtttcattataagagtctcattttatgCATTCACAA harbors:
- the LOC125220415 gene encoding 3-isopropylmalate dehydratase small subunit 1-like, coding for AANPTNTFHGLCYVVGDNIDTDQIIPAEYLTLVPSNPDEYEKLGSYALIGLPSTYESRFVEPGATKTKYSIVIGGDNFGCGSSREHAPVALGAAGVAAVVAESYARIFFRNSVATGEIYPLESEGRLCEECTTGDVVTIELGESKLINHTTGKEYKLKPIGDAGPVIEAGGIFAYARKAGMIPSRDA